The following proteins are co-located in the Anoplopoma fimbria isolate UVic2021 breed Golden Eagle Sablefish chromosome 18, Afim_UVic_2022, whole genome shotgun sequence genome:
- the ttbk2b gene encoding tau-tubulin kinase 2b isoform X2, whose protein sequence is MSGAGEHTDILSVADVVRDRWKVTRKIGGGGFGEIYEVLDQLSQATVALKVESAQQPKQVLKMEVAVLKKLQGKDHVCRFVGCGRNDRFNYVVMELQGRNLADLRRTMARGIFSVSTTLRLGKQILEAIESIHSVGFLHRDIKPSNFAMGRLASTCRCCYMLDFGLARQFTNSSQEVRPPRPVAGFRGTVRYASINAHKNKEMGRHDDLWSLFYMLVEFMVGQLPWRKIKDKEQVGNLKDTYDHRLMLKPLPSEFSTFLDHVLTLDYFTKPDYQLLNSVFENAMKSHNVLENDPYDWEKCDSEDMLTITAATTTAQQLTRLTPAYLGMANASVLPGELQRENTEDVLQGERLSDADNCPPIPTPTTPGGDVWEEMDRNRNHKHVQPMIRKVVSEDEHSQNQGNQSPNTGSMQSSPRRVRSETMFLDRAAPLLRRMRHSQSLAFEKRLAPEPKPTIERFLEAYLGKQRPVLSQVGEKSIPERGHGQQSTCNEEHSGTATPDQEEGAASSGFVAVNLSPVPQEGDSQEWVMLELEQGSGSGAPKPAGEALHDDKAGTQTPAETENQSSEPHDGQSSVVPSSPVLSQMSMPGTWLLGHRRLPGMLGQMPSVIMGRPQMDQSSSCALQSPVQERSDAIPLGAPSDKSEQLPEEILKDGGRLELAPVPSSAKGHTAHLTNDRDPESDSGLPDRSSEPNQQPQADTAGGALESTVTVSSSPPPALLRRRDSPSSPRFSRIPVRDPNNPLDSPSRDFFLERRHRWSSPVPGSPTHSPSPSLSCDNLPCALLRDRLLSERGSRSDCVGEDPLSLSSSSGSKSKIPRPVSATFVPEQLTSRFLPRPPPGKPPIRPCVDNRRRLRVRASSTSDADFLASLTQLMQDRSGMLFSPPPRPRSSSSSLQRSLSSSPSRHELREVAALQGRSRSPSSFSGSPPPRHAHPHERSGAPGQWGHSSRGKALIHEGKGSGKVSR, encoded by the exons ATGAGTGGGGCTGGAGAGCACACAGACATCCTGTCAGTGGCAGACGTGGTCCGAGACAGATGGAAAGTG ACGAGGAAGATAGGTGGAGGCGGGTTTGGGGAGATCTATGAGGTTTTGGATCAGTTGAGCCAGGCCACTGTTGCCTTAAAGGTGGAGTCGGCTCAACAACCCAAACAGGTGCTAAAGATGGAGGTGGCTGTGCTGAAGAAGCTTCAGG GCAAAGACCACGTCTGTCGCTTTGTGGGCTGTGGCCGAAATGATCGTTTCAACTACGTGGTGATGGAACTTCAG GGGAGGAATCTGGCAGATCTGCGTAGAACCATGGCCCGCGGCATCTTTTCTGTTTCCACAACTTTGCGACTTGGCAAGCAGATTTTAGAGGCCATTGAAAGCATCCACTCTGTAGGCTTCCTGCACCGAGACATTAAACCT TCTAACTTTGCGATGGGAAGACTAGCCAGTACCTGCAGATGCTGCTATATGCTTGATTTTGGCTTGGCCCGTCAGTTTACCAACTCCAGCCAGGAAGTCCGTCCA CCTCGTCCTGTGGCAGGCTTCAGAGGAACTGTGCGATATGCGTCAATCAATGCTCATAAGAATAAG GAGATGGGTCGTCATGACGACCTGTGGTCCCTCTTCTACATGCTGGTTGAATTCATGGTTGGTCAGCTGCCCTGGAGGAAAATCAAAGACAAA GAACAAGTAGGAAATCTAAAAGACACATATGACCATCGACTCATGCTTAAGCCCCTTCCGTCAGAGTTCAGTACTTTCCTGGATCACGTCTTGACCTTGGACTACTTCACTAAACCAGACTATCAG CTCCTGAATTCAGTATTTGAAAATGCTATGAAGAGCCACAATGTGCTGGAAAATGACCCTTATGACTGGGAGAAATGTGATTCGGAGGATATGCTGACCATCActgctgcaacaaccactgctcAGCAGCTCACTCGCCTCACACCGGCGTATTTAGG cATGGCCAACGCTTCAGTGCTGCCAGGCGAGCTGCAGAGGGAGAACACTGAGGATGTCCTGCAAGGGGAACGCCTCAGCGATGCTGACAACTGCCCCCCCATCCCCACACCCACCACCCCTGGTGGGGATGTATGGGAAGAGATGGACCGCAACCGCAACCATAAACATGTCCAGCCGATGATCAGGAAG GTGGTAAGTGAAGATGAACACAGTCAGAACCAGGGGAACCAGAGCCCCAACACCGGCTCCATGCAGAGTTCCCCTAGACGGGTGCGATCAGAGACCATGTTCCTGGACCGGGCTGCACCTCTACTCCGGAGGATGAGACACAGTCAGAGCTTGGCGTTTGAAAAGAGGCTTGCACCCGAACCCAAGCCAACCATTGAACGCTTCCTTGAGGCCTA cTTGGGCAAACAGCGCCCTGTCCTTTCTCAAGTCGGGGAGAAATCCATTCCTGAGAGAGGACATGGGCAGCAGTCTACCTGCAACGAGGAACACTCTGGCACAGCAACTCCTGACCAAGAAGAGGGCGCAGCAAGCAGTGGCTTTGTGGCCGTGAATCTCAGTCCTGTGCCCCAGGAAGGAGACTCTCAGGAGTGGGTGATGCTGGAGCTAGAGCAAGGCAGCGGTTCTGGAGCCCCCAAGCCTGCAGGTGAGGCCCTGCATGACGATAAGGCTGGGACACAAACGCCTGCTGAGACTGAAAACCAGTCCTCTGAGCCACATGACGGCCAGTCCTCAGTGGTGCCGAGCAGTCCGGTTCTGTCCCAGATGTCCATGCCCGGCACATGGTTACTGGGCCACAGGAGACTGCCGGGGATGCTGGGACAAATGCCCTCTGTGATTATGGGAAGACCGCAGATGGACCAG TCTTCTAGTTGTGCCCTACAGTCCCCTGTACAGGAAAGGAGCGATGCAATACCACTCGGGGCACCATCTGATAAATCTGAACAACTCCCAGAGGAAATCCtaaaagatggagggaggttGGAGTTAGCTCCAGTGCCAAGCTCAGCCAAAGGCCACACTGCTCATCTGACAAACGACAGAGACCCAGAGAGTGATTCTGGTTTGCCCGATCGCTCCTCAGAGCCAAATCAGCAGCCTCAAGCTGACACAGCAGGAGGCGCTCTGGAGAGCACCGTcaccgtctcctcctctccacccccaGCGCTGCTCAGGAGAAGAGACTCTCCCTCATCCCCAAGATTTAGTCGAATCCCAGTACGAGACCCAAACAACCCCCTGGACTCTCCGAGCAGGGACTTCTTCCTGGAGAGGCGTCATCGCTGGAGCAGTCCAGTCCCTGGCTCCCCCACCCActccccctctccatctctgtcctGTGACAACCTGCCTTGCGCTTTGCTGAGAGACAGGCTCCTCTCAGAGCGAGGCTCCAGGTCTGACTGTGTAGGAGAagaccctctctctctgtcctcctcatcAGGCAGTAAAAGTAAGATCCCACGTCCTGTGAGCGCCACCTTTGTACCGGAGCAGCTCACTAGCAGGTTTCTGCCTCGACCACCACCTGGGAAACCGCCCATCCGCCCGTGTGTGGACAACAG ACGGCGGTTAAGAGTGCGTGCCAGCAGCACCAGTGACGCAGACTTCCTGGCCAGTCTGACTCAGCTGATGCAGGATCGAAGCGGGATGCTCTTCAGCCCTCCTCCTCGCCCTcggagctcctcctcctccctgcagcgCTCACTGAGCTCCTCCCCCTCTCGCCATGAGCTCCGGGAGGTCGCAGCTTTACAGGGACGCAGCCGCTCTCCATCTAGCTTCTCCGGCTCCCCTCCTCCTCGGCATGCTCACCCACATGAAAGGTCCGGAGCGCCGGGTCAGTGGGGCCACAGCTCCAGGGGAAAGGCTCTGATCCACGAGGGTAAAGGCTCTGGCAAAGTGAGTCGATGA
- the ttbk2b gene encoding tau-tubulin kinase 2b isoform X1, with protein sequence MSGAGEHTDILSVADVVRDRWKVTRKIGGGGFGEIYEVLDQLSQATVALKVESAQQPKQVLKMEVAVLKKLQGKDHVCRFVGCGRNDRFNYVVMELQGRNLADLRRTMARGIFSVSTTLRLGKQILEAIESIHSVGFLHRDIKPSNFAMGRLASTCRCCYMLDFGLARQFTNSSQEVRPPRPVAGFRGTVRYASINAHKNKEMGRHDDLWSLFYMLVEFMVGQLPWRKIKDKEQVGNLKDTYDHRLMLKPLPSEFSTFLDHVLTLDYFTKPDYQLLNSVFENAMKSHNVLENDPYDWEKCDSEDMLTITAATTTAQQLTRLTPAYLGMANASVLPGELQRENTEDVLQGERLSDADNCPPIPTPTTPGGDVWEEMDRNRNHKHVQPMIRKVVSEDEHSQNQGNQSPNTGSMQSSPRRVRSETMFLDRAAPLLRRMRHSQSLAFEKRLAPEPKPTIERFLEAYLGKQRPVLSQVGEKSIPERGHGQQSTCNEEHSGTATPDQEEGAASSGFVAVNLSPVPQEGDSQEWVMLELEQGSGSGAPKPAGEALHDDKAGTQTPAETENQSSEPHDGQSSVVPSSPVLSQMSMPGTWLLGHRRLPGMLGQMPSVIMGRPQMDQSSSCALQSPVQERSDAIPLGAPSDKSEQLPEEILKDGGRLELAPVPSSAKGHTAHLTNDRDPESDSGLPDRSSEPNQQPQADTAGGALESTVTVSSSPPPALLRRRDSPSSPRFSRIPVRDPNNPLDSPSRDFFLERRHRWSSPVPGSPTHSPSPSLSCDNLPCALLRDRLLSERGSRSDCVGEDPLSLSSSSGSKSKIPRPVSATFVPEQLTSRFLPRPPPGKPPIRPCVDNRRRRLRVRASSTSDADFLASLTQLMQDRSGMLFSPPPRPRSSSSSLQRSLSSSPSRHELREVAALQGRSRSPSSFSGSPPPRHAHPHERSGAPGQWGHSSRGKALIHEGKGSGKVSR encoded by the exons ATGAGTGGGGCTGGAGAGCACACAGACATCCTGTCAGTGGCAGACGTGGTCCGAGACAGATGGAAAGTG ACGAGGAAGATAGGTGGAGGCGGGTTTGGGGAGATCTATGAGGTTTTGGATCAGTTGAGCCAGGCCACTGTTGCCTTAAAGGTGGAGTCGGCTCAACAACCCAAACAGGTGCTAAAGATGGAGGTGGCTGTGCTGAAGAAGCTTCAGG GCAAAGACCACGTCTGTCGCTTTGTGGGCTGTGGCCGAAATGATCGTTTCAACTACGTGGTGATGGAACTTCAG GGGAGGAATCTGGCAGATCTGCGTAGAACCATGGCCCGCGGCATCTTTTCTGTTTCCACAACTTTGCGACTTGGCAAGCAGATTTTAGAGGCCATTGAAAGCATCCACTCTGTAGGCTTCCTGCACCGAGACATTAAACCT TCTAACTTTGCGATGGGAAGACTAGCCAGTACCTGCAGATGCTGCTATATGCTTGATTTTGGCTTGGCCCGTCAGTTTACCAACTCCAGCCAGGAAGTCCGTCCA CCTCGTCCTGTGGCAGGCTTCAGAGGAACTGTGCGATATGCGTCAATCAATGCTCATAAGAATAAG GAGATGGGTCGTCATGACGACCTGTGGTCCCTCTTCTACATGCTGGTTGAATTCATGGTTGGTCAGCTGCCCTGGAGGAAAATCAAAGACAAA GAACAAGTAGGAAATCTAAAAGACACATATGACCATCGACTCATGCTTAAGCCCCTTCCGTCAGAGTTCAGTACTTTCCTGGATCACGTCTTGACCTTGGACTACTTCACTAAACCAGACTATCAG CTCCTGAATTCAGTATTTGAAAATGCTATGAAGAGCCACAATGTGCTGGAAAATGACCCTTATGACTGGGAGAAATGTGATTCGGAGGATATGCTGACCATCActgctgcaacaaccactgctcAGCAGCTCACTCGCCTCACACCGGCGTATTTAGG cATGGCCAACGCTTCAGTGCTGCCAGGCGAGCTGCAGAGGGAGAACACTGAGGATGTCCTGCAAGGGGAACGCCTCAGCGATGCTGACAACTGCCCCCCCATCCCCACACCCACCACCCCTGGTGGGGATGTATGGGAAGAGATGGACCGCAACCGCAACCATAAACATGTCCAGCCGATGATCAGGAAG GTGGTAAGTGAAGATGAACACAGTCAGAACCAGGGGAACCAGAGCCCCAACACCGGCTCCATGCAGAGTTCCCCTAGACGGGTGCGATCAGAGACCATGTTCCTGGACCGGGCTGCACCTCTACTCCGGAGGATGAGACACAGTCAGAGCTTGGCGTTTGAAAAGAGGCTTGCACCCGAACCCAAGCCAACCATTGAACGCTTCCTTGAGGCCTA cTTGGGCAAACAGCGCCCTGTCCTTTCTCAAGTCGGGGAGAAATCCATTCCTGAGAGAGGACATGGGCAGCAGTCTACCTGCAACGAGGAACACTCTGGCACAGCAACTCCTGACCAAGAAGAGGGCGCAGCAAGCAGTGGCTTTGTGGCCGTGAATCTCAGTCCTGTGCCCCAGGAAGGAGACTCTCAGGAGTGGGTGATGCTGGAGCTAGAGCAAGGCAGCGGTTCTGGAGCCCCCAAGCCTGCAGGTGAGGCCCTGCATGACGATAAGGCTGGGACACAAACGCCTGCTGAGACTGAAAACCAGTCCTCTGAGCCACATGACGGCCAGTCCTCAGTGGTGCCGAGCAGTCCGGTTCTGTCCCAGATGTCCATGCCCGGCACATGGTTACTGGGCCACAGGAGACTGCCGGGGATGCTGGGACAAATGCCCTCTGTGATTATGGGAAGACCGCAGATGGACCAG TCTTCTAGTTGTGCCCTACAGTCCCCTGTACAGGAAAGGAGCGATGCAATACCACTCGGGGCACCATCTGATAAATCTGAACAACTCCCAGAGGAAATCCtaaaagatggagggaggttGGAGTTAGCTCCAGTGCCAAGCTCAGCCAAAGGCCACACTGCTCATCTGACAAACGACAGAGACCCAGAGAGTGATTCTGGTTTGCCCGATCGCTCCTCAGAGCCAAATCAGCAGCCTCAAGCTGACACAGCAGGAGGCGCTCTGGAGAGCACCGTcaccgtctcctcctctccacccccaGCGCTGCTCAGGAGAAGAGACTCTCCCTCATCCCCAAGATTTAGTCGAATCCCAGTACGAGACCCAAACAACCCCCTGGACTCTCCGAGCAGGGACTTCTTCCTGGAGAGGCGTCATCGCTGGAGCAGTCCAGTCCCTGGCTCCCCCACCCActccccctctccatctctgtcctGTGACAACCTGCCTTGCGCTTTGCTGAGAGACAGGCTCCTCTCAGAGCGAGGCTCCAGGTCTGACTGTGTAGGAGAagaccctctctctctgtcctcctcatcAGGCAGTAAAAGTAAGATCCCACGTCCTGTGAGCGCCACCTTTGTACCGGAGCAGCTCACTAGCAGGTTTCTGCCTCGACCACCACCTGGGAAACCGCCCATCCGCCCGTGTGTGGACAACAG AAGACGGCGGTTAAGAGTGCGTGCCAGCAGCACCAGTGACGCAGACTTCCTGGCCAGTCTGACTCAGCTGATGCAGGATCGAAGCGGGATGCTCTTCAGCCCTCCTCCTCGCCCTcggagctcctcctcctccctgcagcgCTCACTGAGCTCCTCCCCCTCTCGCCATGAGCTCCGGGAGGTCGCAGCTTTACAGGGACGCAGCCGCTCTCCATCTAGCTTCTCCGGCTCCCCTCCTCCTCGGCATGCTCACCCACATGAAAGGTCCGGAGCGCCGGGTCAGTGGGGCCACAGCTCCAGGGGAAAGGCTCTGATCCACGAGGGTAAAGGCTCTGGCAAAGTGAGTCGATGA
- the churc1 gene encoding protein Churchill, protein MCNGCVHKEYPDRGNTCLENGSYLMNYLGCAKCKQRDFVLISNKSTEDDDGEEIVTYDHVCKNCDHVVARHEYTFSVVDEYQEYTMLCMLCGKAEDSISVLPDDPRQCAPLF, encoded by the exons atgtgcaACGGCTGTGTGCACAAAGAATACCCGGACCGG GGGAACACTTGTCTGGAGAATGGCTCCTACCTGATGAACTACCTGGGCTGTGCCAAGTGCAAACAGAGGGACTTTGTGCTCATCAGCAATAAATCCACagaggatgatgatggagaGGAGATCGTCACATATGACC ATGTTTGCAAAAATTGTGACCATGTTGTTGCCAGGCACGAATATACTTTCTCCGTGGTTGATGAATACCAG GAGTACACCATGCTCTGCATGCTGTGTGGAAAGGCAGAGGACTCCATCAGTGTGTTACCAGATGACCCCAGACAGTGTGCACCTCTCTTCTAG
- the znf106b gene encoding zinc finger protein 106, with the protein MRNVSEMSKVPTPHAKVGKAPVKKKSNNAKPYHKAKKVYCILCRRFYLKHEAHDHMHSMLHHRELETVLGKDSFHECQACKASSMGLNEFAQHISTAQHKTKLKSLMMKNVKAVSLCKTLSKETMGRIIERNKTLKKEEKKAVKKKKKKLKQVAGQQRSEMQQGARNNNMAVSNVAKLAKSNQVNMRMLHQETYQQGRNNAVVQNKENKVSSLQRSLHQRESTREQSTQSAQQLRYDDNYSVKIESSDRLVRRPYKTQGGATNKPKQKSWSTVTQNDYYNKQDDGEFTSDHLPHNGAIIFGQDQKESQASSQPAQESSAQPATANGTANAAPIRDVDVSAMLRQIRRALGVREPCRADREARKQNSEAGVRMADHSTTKQAEDDKEQPASGSFRKYTKKATPNVTSAAATSVQSSQVNSPALASQYGVCHSDITPPKPKQTTLNMTQGMTQSMFAGDSNRQSNSRERESQEPLDSQTSTSQSPTTSSEPNLNISQKVRIAHKSAKVQARKEAGLKPIINKMLSSSGAKNKSSWREMYEERKRKKQERDKGMPRFGIVLANPLSDKDSSTQAKDNDASLSEGFHWESFTDSPSGAHGTLLPPPPQNTTSNDSHTETQSESQMQEPLEQPGAAQEGYSNQTAEAVSVKQEWNLEDENGDVRANSIVSKRKRNAYDGISDMEPSGRKKKTKSNNDKDQMDQLLAVSLREDELSHSLQDLDKTLVQARNALQAAYTEVQRLLILRQQFTAEVNNLRTQRIEILQGMQGGYTGAEKARTSSAGSPATVHPRLSPLPSLAFPTSTSQQPSPINPACSISPLALPTMPVKQEIFKPTTAGQSSQFAKTISCNSDTHFPPSLLLPSPCLAAPTTAVTSHKQLKQECSAFESTNSFPESSTLQETATLVRGETPSADSDSVEETGGNLCIEQVKEKEPAAEKPVSSVVPQRGQITSSAAPDDDGGNESDASVEMVEPRNLVVIDIDESDNEDAPNVPIHQEPPQKSVSVEFNSSSTQTFQQRGVERKIQPATVPVKDTKVALACVDVVEDEEPSVGAFLNHTGPVHGLQVHEGQLYTCSGDNTARAYSLKTRGCEAVFEGHTNKVNCLLVSAFLNMPPRLYTGSSDQTIRCYSIKTKRCLDQISLTDRVLCLHVAWNILYAGLANGSVASYDLKTLKHLDVFECHGPRGVSCLGTAQEGARRVLLVGSYDSSISVRDAKSGLLLRALQGHTKTVLCMKVVNDLVFSGSSDTSVHAHNIHTGELVRIYKGHDHAVTSIVILGKVMVTACLDKLVRVYELQSHDRLQVYGGHSDMVMCMAVHRSVVYTGCYDGTVQAVTLNLMKNYRCWWQNCTLIFGMAEHLLQHLVRDHSNQNLQTAKCRWKGCSTFFGTQQSVQQKLPEHMQNHVKNDSEVQP; encoded by the exons ATGAGAAATGTGTCTG AAATGTCAAAGGTTCCAACCCCACATGCTAAGGTGGGTAAAGCCCctgtgaagaagaagagcaacAACGCAAAACCTTACCATAAAGCCAAAAAAGTCTACTGTATTTTGTGTCGCaggttttatttgaaacat GAAGCACATGACCATATGCATAGTATGCTGCATCACAGAGAGCTGGAGACTGTGCTGGGCAa GGATTCATTTCACGAATGTCAGGCGTGTAAGGCATCCTCCATGGGTTTAAATGAGTTTGCTCAGCACATCTCCACCGCTCAACACAAAACCAAGTTGAAGAGCttgatgatgaaaaatgtcaaGGCCGTGTCTCTGTGTAAGACTCTGAGCAAAGAGACCATGGGCCGGATCATCGAGAGAAACAAGACACTAAAAAAAGAGGA gaagaaagcagtgaaaaagaaaaaaaagaaactgaagcAGGTAGCTGGTCAGCAGCGTTCAGAAATGCAACAGGGAGCCAGGAATAATAACATGGCGGTGTCCAATGTGGCGAAGCTGGCAAAGTCCAACCAAGTGAACATGAGGATGCTGCATCAGGAAACTTACCAACAAGGAAGGAACAATGCTGTTGTtcaaaacaaagagaacaaagttTCCAGTCTACAAAGGTCTCTTCACCAAAGGGAATCAACTCGAGAACAGTCCACACAATCGGCTCAGCAGCTGAGGTATGATGACAACTATTCTGTCAAAATTGAGAGCTCAGACAGACTTGTTAGAAGGCCTTACAAAACCCAAGGAGGTGCTACCAACAagccaaaacaaaaatcatgGTCTACCGTCACCCAGAATGACTATTACAACAAGCAGGATGATGGAGAATTCACCAGTGATCACCTTCCTCATAACGGAGCCATCATCTTTGGTCAGGACCAGAAGGAGAGTCAGGCATCTTCTCAGCCAGCACAAGAAAGTTCTGCTCAGCCTGCTACTGCAAACGGAACTGCGAACGCTGCTCCAATACGGGACGTCGACGTCAGTGCGATGCTACGGCAAATCAGAAGAGCGCTTGGTGTGAGGGAGCCGTGTAGAGCTGACCGTGAAGCCAGGAAGCAGAACAGTGAGGCAGGAGTCCGGATGGCCGATCATAGCACCACGAAACAAGCTGAAGATGATAAAGAGCAGCCGGCAAGTGGCTCCTTTAGGAAGTACACCAAGAAGGCTACACCGAACGTCACCTCTGCTGCAGCTACATCTGTGCAATCTTCACAGGTTAACAGCCCTGCCCTCGCATCCCAATATGGCGTTTGTCACTCCGATATTACTCCCCCTAAGCCAAAGCAGACAACATTAAATATGACACAAGGAATGACTCAATCGATGTTTGCAGGTGACTCAAATAGACAATCAAATAGCAGGGAGAGAGAATCTCAGGAGCCCCTCGACAGCCAGACCTCTACCAGCCAATCTCCGACCACATCCTCTGAGCCCAACCTGAACATCAGTCAAAAGGTTCGAATTGCCCACAAATCAGCCAAAGTTCAGGCGCGAAAAGAGGCTGGGCTTAAACcaatcataaataaaatgctCAGCTCATCAGGGGCCAAGAATAAGTCGAGCTGGAGGGAGATGtatgaggagaggaaaaggaaaaagcaggagagagacaaaggcaTGCCCAG GTTTGGAATTGTGTTGGCGAACCCTCTGTCTGACAAGGACAGCTCAACACAAGCAAAGGACAATGACGCATCTCTGTCAGAAGGCTTTCACTGGGAGTCGTTCACAGACAGTCCTTCAGGTGCACATGGGACCTTGTTACCTCCTCCGCCCCAGAACACAACTTCTAATGActctcacacagaaacacagtcaGAATCTCAGATGCAAGAGCCTTTGGAGCAGCCTGGTGCAGCACAGGAAGGCTACAGCAATCAGACGGCTGAAGCTGTCTCTGTGAAGCAGGAGTGGAACTTGGAGGATGAGAATGGAGATGTCAGAGCCAACAGTATTGTCAGCAAGAGGAAGCGCAACGCT TATGATGGCATTTCTGATATGGAGCCAAgtggaagaaagaagaaaacaaagtcaaacaatg ACAAGGACCAAATGGACCAGCTgttggctgtgtctctgagggAGGATGAGCTGAGTCACTCTCTGCAGGATTTGGACAAGACTCTGGTCCAGGCCCGCAATGCCCTGCAAGCTGCCTACACAGAAGTGCAAAGACTCCTGATATTGAGACAGCAG TTTACTGCAGAGGTCAACAATCTGAGAACCCAGCGCATTGAAATCCTGCAAGGGATGCAAG GAGGATACACAGGAGCAGAAAAAGCCCGCACCTCATCAGCAGGGTCTCCTGCTACTGTGCATCCAAGACTCTCTCCCCTTCCTTCCTTAGCCTTCCCCACCTCCACCAGCCAGCAACCATCTCCCATAAACCCAGCATGTTCCATAAGCCCCCTTGCCTTGCCAACCATGCCAGTGAAGCAGGAAATCTTCAAACCAACCACAGCTGGACAGTCCAGTCAGTTTGCCAAAACAATCTCATGTAACTCTGATACACATTTCCCCCCCTCACTGCTGCTTCCGTCACCATGCttagctgctcctacaactgctgtTACCTCTCATAAACAACTCAAACAAGAGTGCTCTGCATTTGAAAGTACAAATAGTTTTCCCGAATCATCAACCTTGCAGGAGACAGCTACGTTAGTGAGGGGAGAGACCCCCTCAGCTGACAGTGATTCTGTGGAAGAGACGGGAGGAAATCTCTGCATAgaacaagttaaagaaaaagagcCAGCAGCAGAGAAGCCAGTCTCCTCTGTTGTCCCCCAAAGAGGTCAAATTACATCTTCTGCAGCCCCAGATGACGATGGAGGGAACGAGAGCGACGCCTCTGTCGAAATGGTGGAGCCCCGCAACCTGGTGGTCATTGATATCGATGAATCGGACAACGAGGATGCACCAAATGTTCCCATCCACCAAGAGCCTCCTCAAAAGTCTGTCAGTGTGGAGTTCAATTCTTCAAGCACACAGACATTCCAGCAAAGGGGTGTTGAGAG AAAAATTCAGCCTGCAACTGTGCCAGTAAAAGATACCAAAGTTGCTCTAG cATGTGTGGATGTGGTCGAGGATGAGGAGCCTTCCGTAGGAGCTTTTTTGAATCACACAGGCCCCGTCCACGGCCTCCAAGTTCACGAAGGCCAGTTGTACACATGTTCAGGGGACAACACAGCACGGGCCTACAGTCTGAAG ACCAGGGGGTGCGAGGCAGTGTTTGAAGgtcacacaaacaaagtcaACTGTCTGCTGGTGTCGGCTTTCCTAAACATGCCACCACGCCTCTACACCGGATCCAGTGACCAGACCATCCGCTGTTACAGCATAAAG ACCAAGAGGTGTCTGGATCAGATCTCTCTAACGGACAGAGTGTTGTGTTTGCACGTTGCCTGGAACATCCTGTATGCTGGACTGGCCAATGGATCAGTTGCTAGCTATGACTTGAAG ACTCTGAAGCACTTAGATGTGTTTGAGTGCCACGGCCCGCGAGGTGTGAGCTGTCTGGGTACAGCACAGGAGGGCGCCCGCCGAGTGCTGCTGGTCGGCTCCTACGACAGCAGCATCAGCGTACGGGATGCCAAGAGTGGCCTGCTGCTGCGTGCGCTGCAGGGTCACACCAAAACTGTTCTCTGTATGAAG GTGGTGAATGACCTGGTCTTTAGCGGCTCCAGTGACACATCTGTTCATGCCCACAACATCCAC ACGGGTGAGTTGGTTCGTATCTACAAGGGTCATGATCATGCGGTCACGTCAATCGTCATCTTGGGGAAAGTGATGGTGACAGCCTGTCTGGATAAACTGGTCAGAGTTTATGAGCTACAG tCTCATGACCGTCTGCAGGTGTACGGGGGTCACAGTGACATGGTGATGTGCATGGCC